TCCTTCTCACTGCCGCCGCGTCCGGCGCTCGTCGCCGCCGCGGCCGTGGGAGCGGCTGCCGCCACCGCCGGGCTCGTCTGGTACGCCACGCGGCGACGCGCGGCGGCCACCGCCTCTGCCTGACCGACGCCCGGCTGCCGCCCGGGGCACGGAGGCCTCGGCGCGGACAGGGCTCAGACAGCTCGTATCCGCCGGTCGATTCCCCATCCGCGTCGGTGAGTGCTTGAACGCGAAAGTAAAGAAGTGGAGCCTGGGGTACCGCTTACCCCGCTCCAGGAGTACAAAGGAGTCAACGGCCCGCGAGACCGAGGACATCCGAGAGGATGACCTTTCACGCAGCAAGGCCCCACGGACCGCGCATCGAAGTTGGGCACCCACGCGACGTCGACCCGTCGATTACGGGCCAGCCGCACCAGGTGACGGGCAAAGTACCCGACCTGATGGGCATAGATCGAGGACGCTTGGTAACCCGGCGGACGTGCCAGCGGCGGTACCGGTTTCCGGTACCGCCGCAACTCTTCGCCCACCGGGCCCACCCTTGCGCAGACGGTCAGGCAGCGCCGCGCTGCAGCGCCTCGCAGACCGCTGTCGACTCCCTGACGCCCAGTTCCACCGCACGCCCGCAGTGCGCGATCCAGGCCGCCATCCCCTCGGGCGTACCCGACAAGTACCCCTCGAACGCCGCCACGTAGGCGGCCCGGCCCTGCTCCGCATGGCCGACCTCGGCCGGGCAGATCGACTTCGGGTCCAAGCCGCTGCCGATCAGCACGATGCGCTCGGCGGTCCGGGCCACCAGCCCGTTGCACGAACCGAAGGGACGCAGCGCGAGGAGTTCGCCGTGCACGATCGCGGAGGTGACCAGGGCGGGCGCGGTACTGCCGTCGATGATGAGCCGCGACAGCCCTTCGAGTCGCCCGGCCACCTCGTCGGCATCCGGCAGAGGTGCCTCCACCAGTGGCTCGTCCACCGTCTCCCCGGCCAGCCGGGGCCGGCCCACCGCGTCGTCGGGGGTCGCGCCTCCGGCGGCCACCAGGTGGAGTCTGGCCAGTACCCGCAGGGGCGACTGCCGCCAGATGGAGAGCAGTTGACCGGCTTCGGCCGTGAGGCGCAGCGCAGCGCCCACCGTCCGCGCCTCGGAATCGCCGCTGAAGTCGGTACGGCGGCGCACCTCTTCGAGGTTCCAGTCGGCGCCCGACAGCGCCGCCGAACCACGCGCTCCGCGCAGCGCGGCCTCCGAGGTCACCTCGTTGCTCCGGCGGCGCATCACGCGGTGGCCGTAGACCTGGTCCACGGCCTTGCGGACCGAGCCCACGGAGTCGGGGACCCCTGGCAGGGCGGCGAGAGCGGCGAGCGGGTCCGAGGCAGTCGTACTCATAAGTAGCGAGGCTACGCGCCCCATACACCCTCGCCACCCCCACGTGTTGTTCTTCACGAAGCGCGACGACTTTGCGCGATGCTGCGACTACCCTAGGTGAACATGAAGATCGCTTTCGTAGGGAAGGGCGGCAGCGGCAAGACCACGCTGTCCTCTCTCTTCATCCGCCACCTCGCCGCCAACGAAGCCCATGTCATCGCCGTGGACGCCGACATCAACCAGCACCTCGGGGCCGCGCTGGGCCTCGACGAGCAGGAGGCGGCAGCGCTCCCGTCGATGGGTGCCGAACTGCCGCTGATCAAGGACTACCTACGCGGCAGCAACCCGCGGATCGCCTCCGCCGAGACGATGATCAAGACCACGCCGCCCGGCGAGGGGTCGCGCCTGCTGCGCGTCTGCGAGGACAACCCGGTCTACGACGCCTGCGCGCGCACGGTGCGCCTCGACGACGGCGACATCCGCCTGATGGCCACGGGTGCGTTCGACGAGGCGGACCTCGGGGTGGCCTGCTACCACTCCAAGGTGGGCGCGGTGGAGCTCTGCCTCAACCACATGGTCGACGGCCCGGACGAGTACGTCGTGGTCGACATGACCGCCGGATCCGACTCGTTCGCCTCGGGGATGTTCACCCGGTTCGACATGACGTTCCTGATCGCCGAACCGACCCGGAAGGGCGTATCGGTGTACCGCCAGTACAAGGAGTACGCGCGGGACTTCGGCGTGACGCTCCGGGTGGTCGGCAACAAGGTTCAGGGCCCGGAGGACCTGGATTTCCTGCGCTCGGAGGTCGGCGAGGACCTGCTCGTCGGAGTCGGCCACTCCGACTGGGTGCGTGCGATGGAGAAGGGCCGGCCGGACCGCTTCGAACTGTTGGAGGCCGACAACAGGATGGCGCTCCAAGCCCTCCAGGACGCGGCCGAGGACTCGTACGAACTGCGCGACCGGGAGCGGTACACGCGCCAGATGGTCCACTTCCATCTGAAGAACGCGGAGAGCTGGGGCAATGAGAAAACGGGCGC
The DNA window shown above is from Streptomyces sp. NBC_00247 and carries:
- a CDS encoding oxidoreductase: MSTTASDPLAALAALPGVPDSVGSVRKAVDQVYGHRVMRRRSNEVTSEAALRGARGSAALSGADWNLEEVRRRTDFSGDSEARTVGAALRLTAEAGQLLSIWRQSPLRVLARLHLVAAGGATPDDAVGRPRLAGETVDEPLVEAPLPDADEVAGRLEGLSRLIIDGSTAPALVTSAIVHGELLALRPFGSCNGLVARTAERIVLIGSGLDPKSICPAEVGHAEQGRAAYVAAFEGYLSGTPEGMAAWIAHCGRAVELGVRESTAVCEALQRGAA
- a CDS encoding ATP-binding protein gives rise to the protein MKIAFVGKGGSGKTTLSSLFIRHLAANEAHVIAVDADINQHLGAALGLDEQEAAALPSMGAELPLIKDYLRGSNPRIASAETMIKTTPPGEGSRLLRVCEDNPVYDACARTVRLDDGDIRLMATGAFDEADLGVACYHSKVGAVELCLNHMVDGPDEYVVVDMTAGSDSFASGMFTRFDMTFLIAEPTRKGVSVYRQYKEYARDFGVTLRVVGNKVQGPEDLDFLRSEVGEDLLVGVGHSDWVRAMEKGRPDRFELLEADNRMALQALQDAAEDSYELRDRERYTRQMVHFHLKNAESWGNEKTGADLAAQVDPAFTLDDRLVTGAVAPV